Proteins from a genomic interval of Symmachiella macrocystis:
- a CDS encoding mandelate racemase/muconate lactonizing enzyme family protein → MQHSVKKIETIWVDLPLRAVPARNMVREIPHWTLFEICKVTLDCGIVGFGETMVYYTWGESTVTDAAKNKVIAKHPAENMWDDSLGAGLQIALFDAAAKVLDAPLHQLLGQQIRERCHLSWWDIDLPATDWISECELAISQGYTAFKSKGRPWWDLIEQTRQLCAMLPDYFEVDMDFNGFGIDAAHCTRLLKEMEQFHHVVMFESPLPHHDVAGYKHLRQHTHVPLSMHTQTHIGDPSLEVAIREEMVDGFVLCGGASKIQREAHLCGQFNKSFFLQVVGTKIAATFGLHLGAVLENARWPAVNCHQLFERDCVQQSIPVSNGLATVPNEPGLGIDLDEEAIELFRTEPKDKPYPHPDLLIAIRWPAETTTYYAHTAQFWEDWHAGRLPFFPRGVNLEHIPNDGTATWKDLRSRALAGAVHSQSPPF, encoded by the coding sequence ATGCAGCACTCCGTAAAAAAAATTGAAACCATCTGGGTCGACTTGCCGTTAAGGGCCGTGCCGGCGCGGAATATGGTGCGGGAAATCCCGCACTGGACCTTGTTTGAGATTTGCAAAGTCACGCTCGATTGCGGCATCGTCGGTTTCGGCGAGACGATGGTCTATTATACCTGGGGTGAAAGCACCGTCACCGATGCTGCCAAAAACAAGGTGATTGCCAAACACCCGGCGGAAAACATGTGGGACGACTCGCTCGGCGCCGGTTTGCAAATCGCCCTATTCGATGCCGCCGCCAAGGTCCTCGATGCGCCGCTGCATCAACTGCTCGGCCAACAGATCCGCGAACGCTGCCATCTCTCTTGGTGGGATATCGACCTGCCCGCTACAGATTGGATCAGCGAATGCGAATTGGCAATTTCCCAAGGGTACACCGCTTTCAAGTCCAAAGGCCGCCCCTGGTGGGACCTTATCGAACAGACAAGGCAACTCTGCGCCATGCTGCCTGATTATTTCGAAGTCGACATGGACTTCAACGGATTCGGGATCGATGCGGCGCATTGCACGCGATTACTCAAGGAAATGGAACAGTTTCACCACGTGGTGATGTTCGAAAGCCCGTTGCCGCATCATGACGTTGCCGGATACAAGCATCTGCGGCAACACACACACGTGCCGTTGTCGATGCATACGCAAACACACATCGGCGACCCCTCGCTGGAAGTTGCCATTCGCGAAGAGATGGTCGATGGATTTGTGCTGTGTGGCGGAGCGTCAAAAATCCAGCGCGAGGCCCATTTGTGCGGCCAGTTCAACAAGTCGTTTTTCCTGCAAGTCGTTGGCACGAAGATCGCCGCCACGTTTGGTTTGCATCTGGGAGCCGTCTTGGAAAATGCCCGTTGGCCGGCGGTCAATTGTCATCAACTGTTCGAACGTGATTGCGTTCAACAATCCATTCCGGTTTCCAACGGCTTGGCAACCGTTCCGAACGAGCCGGGCTTGGGAATTGATTTGGACGAAGAAGCCATCGAGTTATTCCGCACGGAGCCTAAGGACAAACCGTATCCGCATCCCGATTTATTGATCGCCATTCGCTGGCCAGCGGAGACCACGACGTACTACGCGCATACCGCTCAGTTCTGGGAAGACTGGCATGCCGGGCGACTGCCGTTTTTTCCGCGCGGGGTCAACCTGGAGCACATCCCTAACGACGGCACGGCCACATGGAAGGACCTTCGCAGCCGCGCACTTGCTGGAGCGGTCCACAGCCAGTCCCCACCGTTTTGA
- a CDS encoding sodium:solute symporter family protein: MSPLFAQDVPDVNKYMGLDIADWLVLCIYLLGVTAIGVWSYKKVHDMSDFFMGGRRFGKVFMMFFAFGAGTSSEQAVSVAAGSFRYGLAGIWYQFLWLWSTPFYWIVAPVMRRMRALTTSDFFESRYDTSTATLYSFLGITMSIVFIAGGLYGCGEMVEGLSGGINPETGRAYFPKEIAIAAMTVMFVLYGLAGGLGAAIITDFIQGVLTIIFSFLLLPFALNVAAQVAGTDGGFAALQAGIPGRPGDEMLGLTLTEEMTKSMGLEPITTFYVIALSLTGLVGIVVQPHIMGVCGAGKTEFEGRFGFTVGNFIKRFCTIAWTFTGLACIIIYLSPGSDYLSGEELTVLQDDPAAMTSFANQVFGRAAHDILPTISRGLVGLLMASLLAAVMSTCDAQMVVGSGLFTENIYRRFLFRNGSAAHYLWAGRVSGLAIVGLSLLMLTQFENVIQVLTRYIQPIPAFMGMSFWFGITWRGYTPKAVWASTLATATGWYLTTSHKPFQFIAAMGDSEFLQRNIDYLPGLFRGWMYEVFPSIMLAKVNDAGEILSIKTSLPWQISIYLAAGAIAGIVVSMITHRTPTEKLDHFFQLIRTPVRKGEEIKTPCTLPEDHLPTETGKLIPLKDLEIPTPSVLGMVGFACAWAVVGGIIWLTMTLAKLGS, translated from the coding sequence ATGTCTCCGTTGTTCGCTCAGGACGTCCCCGACGTCAATAAGTATATGGGTTTGGATATCGCCGATTGGCTGGTGCTTTGCATCTATTTGTTAGGCGTGACCGCTATAGGCGTTTGGTCTTATAAAAAAGTCCATGATATGTCCGACTTTTTTATGGGAGGTCGACGATTCGGCAAGGTGTTCATGATGTTCTTCGCCTTTGGTGCGGGAACCAGCAGTGAACAGGCGGTGAGTGTGGCGGCCGGTTCGTTTCGCTATGGGTTGGCGGGGATTTGGTATCAATTCCTGTGGTTGTGGTCCACGCCGTTTTATTGGATCGTCGCCCCCGTCATGCGTCGCATGCGGGCATTGACCACCAGCGACTTCTTCGAATCCCGTTATGACACCTCGACGGCGACGTTGTATTCCTTTCTGGGAATCACCATGTCGATTGTCTTCATCGCAGGCGGTTTGTATGGCTGTGGCGAAATGGTGGAAGGGCTTTCCGGCGGGATCAACCCGGAAACCGGCCGTGCTTACTTTCCGAAAGAAATTGCCATCGCCGCTATGACGGTCATGTTTGTGTTGTATGGACTGGCTGGTGGGTTGGGGGCGGCCATCATCACCGACTTCATTCAAGGCGTGTTGACGATCATCTTCTCGTTTCTGTTGTTGCCATTCGCCTTAAATGTCGCCGCGCAAGTCGCCGGCACCGATGGTGGATTCGCTGCCCTGCAAGCGGGAATTCCGGGACGACCCGGGGATGAGATGTTGGGGCTGACACTCACTGAAGAAATGACCAAAAGCATGGGGCTGGAACCGATCACGACGTTTTATGTGATCGCCTTGTCACTGACCGGCCTGGTCGGGATCGTCGTGCAACCGCACATTATGGGCGTTTGTGGAGCGGGTAAAACCGAGTTCGAGGGGCGGTTTGGATTCACCGTCGGCAACTTCATCAAACGCTTTTGCACGATCGCTTGGACCTTCACCGGGTTGGCCTGCATCATTATTTATCTCTCGCCCGGCAGCGATTATCTCAGCGGCGAGGAGTTGACCGTTTTGCAAGACGATCCCGCTGCCATGACCAGTTTTGCCAATCAGGTGTTTGGTCGTGCGGCCCACGATATTCTGCCGACAATCAGTCGTGGTTTGGTTGGTTTGTTGATGGCGTCGTTGTTGGCCGCGGTGATGAGTACCTGCGATGCGCAAATGGTCGTGGGATCGGGGCTGTTCACGGAAAATATTTACCGGCGGTTCCTATTCCGCAACGGCAGCGCGGCCCATTACCTCTGGGCCGGTCGGGTTTCCGGCTTGGCTATTGTCGGCTTGTCCTTGTTGATGCTCACACAATTTGAAAACGTGATTCAAGTGCTGACTCGATATATCCAACCGATCCCTGCGTTTATGGGGATGTCATTTTGGTTCGGCATTACCTGGCGGGGATATACACCCAAGGCGGTTTGGGCATCGACGTTGGCGACAGCGACGGGGTGGTATTTGACGACATCGCACAAGCCGTTTCAATTCATCGCCGCCATGGGAGATTCGGAGTTCCTGCAACGCAACATCGACTATCTGCCGGGCTTGTTCCGAGGTTGGATGTATGAGGTGTTTCCCAGTATTATGTTGGCAAAAGTGAATGACGCCGGGGAGATCCTATCCATTAAAACGAGCCTGCCGTGGCAGATTTCGATTTACCTCGCAGCCGGTGCGATTGCCGGTATTGTGGTGAGTATGATCACGCACCGCACACCGACAGAAAAACTGGATCATTTTTTCCAGTTGATACGGACGCCCGTTCGCAAGGGCGAAGAAATCAAGACTCCTTGTACATTGCCGGAAGACCATCTGCCGACAGAAACCGGCAAACTGATTCCGCTCAAGGACTTGGAAATTCCCACTCCCAGTGTACTCGGCATGGTCGGTTTCGCCTGTGCTTGGGCTGTGGTCGGCGGGATTATTTGGCTCACCATGACCTTGGCCAAACTTGGAAGCTGA
- the murD gene encoding UDP-N-acetylmuramoyl-L-alanine--D-glutamate ligase → MEYQGKRVTVMGLGGFGGGVGAVRFLAARGARVTIADLCDESELAESLAAVSDLPISAIHLGEHRTADFSNAEMIVASPAVPRANRFLNIGRDAGAVITSEMTLFWKHNRGKVVAVTGSNGKSTTAALIHALLTADGRRCHLGGNIGHSLLPIVAEIASDDVVVLELSSFQLEDLAPLHPQPDVAVVTNFTPNHLDRHGTLEAYRQAKQNIVAWQRSDQLAILNADDADIMQWPTPARRLMVSAQPHDSPGIYRDGDDAVYFDGCATQRFPLAQWLPLPGAHNFQNALAAAGCAISLGASLTAVEAGLKSFQALPHRLQLVADIDGRRFYDDSIATTPESVAAALQAFTAPIILLAGGYDKEIDLTDFARLIGTRCKAIALLGQTGERLQACLQAEESAADFQHCGNLEEAVRWCHTRATKGDVVLLSPGCASYDWFRDFRERGNAFSTLVNNCPGCKAG, encoded by the coding sequence ATGGAATACCAAGGGAAACGTGTCACCGTCATGGGGTTGGGCGGTTTTGGTGGCGGAGTCGGCGCGGTCCGGTTTTTGGCCGCCCGGGGCGCCCGCGTGACCATTGCCGACCTCTGCGATGAATCCGAATTGGCCGAGTCGCTCGCAGCGGTGAGCGACCTGCCGATATCCGCGATCCATCTGGGCGAACATCGCACCGCAGACTTTTCAAACGCCGAAATGATCGTCGCCAGCCCGGCGGTTCCCCGCGCGAATCGTTTCCTCAACATCGGCCGCGACGCCGGTGCCGTGATCACCAGCGAAATGACTCTGTTCTGGAAACACAATCGCGGCAAAGTCGTCGCCGTCACCGGCTCCAACGGCAAGTCGACGACCGCGGCGTTGATTCACGCCCTGCTCACCGCCGACGGCCGACGCTGCCATTTAGGGGGCAATATCGGACACAGCCTATTGCCGATTGTTGCCGAGATCGCCAGTGACGATGTTGTGGTCTTGGAGCTTAGCAGTTTTCAGTTAGAGGACTTAGCCCCGCTGCACCCGCAACCCGATGTCGCCGTTGTGACCAATTTTACCCCCAACCATCTTGACCGGCATGGTACGTTAGAGGCCTATCGCCAAGCCAAGCAAAACATCGTTGCTTGGCAGCGCAGCGATCAGTTGGCGATTCTCAATGCCGACGATGCCGACATCATGCAGTGGCCAACGCCAGCGCGACGGTTGATGGTTTCCGCGCAGCCACACGACTCTCCCGGTATCTATCGCGATGGCGATGACGCAGTCTATTTTGACGGCTGCGCCACACAACGTTTTCCGCTCGCTCAATGGTTGCCGTTGCCGGGAGCACATAATTTTCAAAATGCACTGGCAGCTGCAGGTTGTGCGATATCACTGGGTGCGTCGCTCACCGCAGTGGAAGCGGGGTTGAAATCATTCCAAGCCTTGCCGCACCGTTTGCAATTGGTCGCCGATATCGACGGCCGACGGTTTTATGATGATTCGATCGCCACGACCCCCGAATCGGTAGCCGCCGCTTTGCAGGCCTTCACCGCTCCGATCATTCTGTTGGCCGGCGGGTACGACAAGGAGATTGACCTTACGGATTTTGCACGGCTCATCGGCACGCGTTGCAAGGCGATCGCGCTGCTGGGGCAGACCGGTGAGCGATTACAAGCATGCCTGCAAGCCGAAGAATCCGCAGCCGATTTCCAACACTGCGGCAATTTGGAGGAGGCGGTGCGGTGGTGTCACACGCGGGCAACCAAGGGTGATGTTGTGTTGTTATCGCCCGGTTGTGCCAGTTATGACTGGTTTCGCGATTTCCGCGAACGTGGGAATGCCTTCTCAACCCTAGTCAACAATTGTCCAGGCTGCAAAGCCGGATAA
- a CDS encoding right-handed parallel beta-helix repeat-containing protein, with the protein MFKLRQIFSPIAFAILVGCLAPCGTLAAEPLAVIGTNEPVGCLETPERIKRLKIDKSGTYENQLIDGDWYEGNLVEIRADNVLLRHSEIRNSRSNGIIVSGKNVTIESCKIHHCLAGSFFTQQDAHGITGSPQNLTIRNCEIYYVSGDAVQFDPDRNKWDNVTIENCTFWTGPLKKAAADFQVGERPGENAIDTKCADEQPRAHLDVRNSLFHGWGSGQIKNQAALNLKEHINATVGNCVFRDNDICFLLQGSKKNTSVSASDCAVYNSKVVFRLEDQIRDVEINGLAIGDGVGETFEKVNMRGRSYRNINQGYAPPYERALRFGLKQAAAPQEPADSSSAPEPTTNETGQRPLQSYLPGGSWRTVLAVAIVLLMPFLGIAFYVIASGRRKVFKQVLGEAFQRMFSR; encoded by the coding sequence ATGTTCAAGCTGCGACAAATTTTCAGCCCCATTGCATTCGCCATACTGGTAGGCTGCCTTGCCCCCTGCGGCACATTGGCTGCCGAGCCGTTAGCGGTGATCGGCACCAATGAACCGGTTGGCTGCCTGGAAACACCTGAACGGATTAAGCGGCTGAAAATTGACAAATCGGGCACCTACGAAAACCAACTGATCGACGGCGACTGGTATGAGGGGAACCTCGTTGAAATTCGCGCAGACAATGTGCTGTTGCGGCATAGTGAGATTCGAAATTCTCGCAGCAACGGAATTATTGTGAGCGGCAAAAACGTCACGATCGAATCGTGCAAAATCCACCATTGCTTAGCGGGAAGTTTTTTCACGCAACAAGACGCGCACGGAATTACCGGCAGTCCGCAAAACCTCACGATTCGCAACTGCGAAATTTACTATGTCTCCGGCGATGCCGTACAGTTCGATCCTGATCGGAATAAGTGGGATAACGTCACCATCGAGAACTGTACGTTTTGGACCGGCCCGCTCAAAAAAGCGGCGGCCGACTTTCAAGTCGGCGAGCGTCCCGGCGAAAATGCGATCGACACCAAATGCGCCGACGAACAGCCTCGTGCGCATCTGGATGTGAGAAATAGCCTGTTCCACGGTTGGGGAAGCGGGCAAATCAAGAATCAAGCCGCCCTGAACCTTAAGGAACACATTAACGCCACTGTCGGAAACTGCGTGTTTCGCGACAACGACATTTGCTTTCTCTTGCAAGGGTCGAAAAAAAACACCTCGGTCTCCGCCAGCGACTGTGCTGTCTATAATTCCAAAGTTGTATTTCGCCTGGAAGATCAAATTCGTGACGTCGAGATTAACGGCTTGGCAATCGGCGACGGAGTGGGTGAGACCTTCGAGAAAGTCAATATGCGTGGGAGAAGTTATCGCAACATCAACCAAGGATATGCTCCGCCCTACGAACGCGCGCTACGGTTTGGCTTGAAACAGGCGGCGGCTCCGCAAGAACCAGCCGACTCGTCCTCCGCACCGGAACCGACCACCAACGAAACCGGTCAGCGTCCATTACAATCCTACTTACCGGGTGGATCGTGGCGCACGGTCTTGGCAGTCGCCATTGTGCTGCTCATGCCCTTTCTGGGCATCGCGTTCTACGTGATTGCCTCAGGACGGCGTAAGGTTTTTAAGCAGGTCCTCGGCGAGGCGTTCCAGCGCATGTTTTCGCGGTAG
- the purH gene encoding bifunctional phosphoribosylaminoimidazolecarboxamide formyltransferase/IMP cyclohydrolase, producing the protein MSAPRRALVSVSDKTDLVPFISGLVELGFEIISTGGTRRTLHDAGVPVMDISEYTKFPEIMNGRVKTLHPKVHGAILGRPDLADDQAAMAEHEIIPFELVVCNLYPFEETVAREGVTVAEAIEQIDIGGPSMIRSSAKNHAYVGVVTSAAQYDSVLSALKAGPLSEELRRKLAAAAFEMTARYDRAIANYMAGVTAEGDEDAATFPQTLSLDYERRATLRYGENPHQQAAFYVEPRAGESTLAATQQLHGKELSYNNLLDLDAALELVREFTAPAAVVLKHNNPCGAAIGDTLAAAFEAAYAGDPISAFGSIIGFNRPVDLATAEQMCDPGKFVEAIIAPGFDDDAFEALTTRPKWKANVRLMSCPALAEQRPESLATRTVGGGVLVQTRDDRPEDPAQWQVVTERQPTDEERTTLDFAWKICKHVKSNAIVFAKQGAVVGVGAGQMSRLDSAFIAAHKSEGRAEGGVVASDAFFPFRDGVDEAAKAGITAVIQPGGSRRDDEVIAACNEHGMTMIFTGCRHFRH; encoded by the coding sequence ATGTCCGCCCCCCGTCGCGCGTTAGTTAGTGTCAGCGATAAGACCGATCTGGTCCCTTTTATTTCCGGATTGGTGGAACTCGGTTTCGAGATCATCTCCACCGGCGGCACGCGGCGCACGCTGCATGATGCGGGGGTGCCGGTGATGGATATTTCGGAGTACACGAAATTTCCCGAGATCATGAACGGTCGCGTGAAGACGCTGCACCCCAAGGTGCATGGCGCGATTTTGGGACGGCCCGATTTGGCTGACGATCAAGCGGCGATGGCCGAGCATGAGATAATTCCGTTTGAGTTGGTCGTCTGCAATTTGTATCCCTTCGAAGAGACTGTTGCCCGCGAGGGAGTGACCGTAGCCGAAGCCATCGAGCAGATCGACATCGGTGGCCCGAGTATGATTCGGTCATCGGCCAAGAATCACGCCTACGTGGGGGTTGTAACGAGTGCTGCTCAATATGATTCGGTCTTGTCCGCTCTCAAAGCTGGTCCGCTGTCTGAAGAGTTGCGTCGGAAATTGGCAGCGGCAGCGTTTGAAATGACGGCCCGCTATGACCGAGCCATCGCGAACTACATGGCGGGTGTCACGGCCGAGGGTGATGAGGATGCAGCAACCTTTCCGCAGACGTTGTCACTCGACTACGAGCGGCGAGCGACGTTGCGGTACGGCGAGAACCCGCATCAACAGGCGGCGTTTTACGTCGAACCCCGCGCTGGCGAATCCACATTGGCGGCGACCCAGCAATTGCACGGCAAGGAACTTTCGTACAACAACCTGTTGGATCTCGATGCAGCGCTGGAATTGGTACGCGAGTTCACCGCCCCGGCGGCAGTGGTGCTCAAACACAACAATCCCTGCGGCGCAGCCATAGGCGACACCTTGGCAGCGGCGTTTGAAGCGGCGTATGCGGGCGACCCGATCAGCGCGTTCGGCTCGATCATCGGTTTCAACCGGCCGGTCGATTTGGCGACAGCGGAGCAGATGTGCGATCCGGGAAAATTTGTGGAAGCGATCATCGCTCCCGGTTTCGACGACGATGCCTTCGAAGCACTCACCACGCGTCCCAAATGGAAAGCCAACGTGCGGTTGATGAGTTGTCCCGCCTTAGCAGAGCAACGACCGGAGAGTTTAGCCACGCGTACGGTCGGGGGCGGGGTTTTAGTGCAGACCCGCGATGATCGTCCAGAGGATCCCGCCCAGTGGCAGGTGGTCACCGAGCGGCAACCGACGGACGAGGAGCGGACGACACTCGATTTTGCCTGGAAGATTTGCAAGCACGTCAAATCCAACGCCATCGTATTCGCCAAACAAGGAGCGGTCGTCGGTGTGGGAGCGGGGCAAATGAGCCGGCTGGATTCGGCGTTCATAGCCGCCCACAAATCCGAGGGGCGTGCCGAGGGGGGCGTGGTGGCTTCCGACGCATTTTTCCCGTTCCGGGACGGAGTGGATGAGGCAGCCAAGGCGGGGATCACTGCGGTGATTCAACCGGGAGGTTCGCGGCGGGACGACGAAGTCATCGCGGCTTGCAACGAACACGGCATGACGATGATCTTCACTGGTTGCCGACACTTCCGGCATTAA
- a CDS encoding transaldolase family protein: MMTPLESLIASGTKLWLDSIDPDLVATNRAQGATGATSNPIIVGDLIKTGRFDDRLATLMDEGFDDEAVAWQVTNLLVKEAQEVFFDVHQKTLGNDGYVSFELDPLLEDVECKLSTEERAAQYIELGKKWAAGQSNRMIKVPATPGGLAALEELVAAGITVNVTLIFSQRQYQAARDAVWRGAQRRDSLDNFKSVYSIFVSRIDVYTAKQVAELSEAAQGMVGIVNAQRLWQDNQAFWADKKLSLDQEIIFASTGTKNPNDPPQKYVAALAGSDIQTNPPATNDAIQKIDGLTFERAVDQLPPQEVLDDIDAKVDFTKMEETLMEEGLAKFADPQKALLALIAEKRSTLQAAK, from the coding sequence ATGATGACCCCCTTGGAATCACTCATTGCCAGCGGAACCAAACTTTGGCTCGATAGTATCGATCCGGATCTCGTAGCTACGAATCGCGCACAAGGTGCGACCGGAGCGACTTCGAATCCGATCATCGTGGGCGACTTGATCAAAACGGGTCGCTTCGACGACCGACTGGCCACGCTCATGGATGAGGGATTCGACGACGAGGCGGTGGCTTGGCAGGTGACCAATTTGCTGGTCAAAGAGGCACAAGAAGTCTTCTTCGATGTCCATCAAAAAACTCTGGGTAACGATGGCTACGTCAGCTTCGAGCTGGATCCGTTGTTGGAAGACGTCGAGTGCAAACTCTCCACTGAAGAACGAGCAGCGCAATATATCGAGCTGGGCAAGAAATGGGCCGCCGGGCAAAGCAACCGCATGATCAAAGTCCCCGCCACGCCGGGGGGATTGGCGGCGCTGGAAGAACTCGTAGCTGCCGGAATCACCGTCAACGTCACGTTGATCTTTAGCCAGCGGCAATATCAGGCAGCCCGGGACGCTGTCTGGCGGGGAGCACAACGCCGTGATTCGCTCGACAACTTCAAATCGGTCTATAGCATTTTCGTCAGTCGCATCGATGTCTACACGGCCAAGCAAGTCGCCGAGTTGAGCGAAGCGGCCCAGGGCATGGTGGGGATCGTCAATGCCCAACGGTTGTGGCAGGATAACCAAGCATTCTGGGCGGATAAAAAATTGTCGCTGGACCAGGAGATCATCTTCGCCAGCACCGGCACGAAGAATCCCAACGATCCACCGCAAAAATACGTCGCCGCCTTGGCGGGCTCAGACATTCAAACCAATCCGCCGGCGACGAACGATGCCATCCAAAAAATCGACGGCCTAACATTCGAGCGCGCAGTCGACCAACTGCCGCCGCAAGAGGTCCTGGACGACATCGACGCCAAGGTTGACTTCACGAAGATGGAAGAGACGTTGATGGAAGAGGGCTTGGCCAAATTTGCCGACCCGCAGAAGGCCCTGCTTGCGTTGATCGCTGAGAAACGTAGTACCTTGCAAGCGGCGAAGTGA
- a CDS encoding thioredoxin family protein, which translates to MRSWILIAATLVVLVPAETTSAGKYNPERNIGDVAPVWKDLPGTDGKTHSLADLKDKEVIVVVVTCNTCPYAVEYEDRVIEFAKKHAGRDSKIAVVALSVNTREEADLLPAMKERAQEKNFPFAYLFDASQKIGRDFGATRTPEFFVLDKQRKIIYMGAMDDSSDPKKVTKNYVELAVQAALAGKKPETEETVAIGCGVRYERKSRARRRKKTK; encoded by the coding sequence ATGCGAAGTTGGATTTTGATTGCTGCGACTTTGGTTGTCTTGGTTCCAGCGGAAACCACATCTGCGGGTAAGTACAATCCAGAACGCAACATCGGCGATGTTGCCCCAGTCTGGAAAGACCTGCCCGGGACCGACGGCAAAACACACTCACTCGCCGACTTGAAAGACAAAGAGGTCATCGTCGTCGTGGTGACCTGCAATACGTGTCCCTATGCGGTCGAGTATGAAGACCGCGTCATCGAGTTTGCCAAGAAACACGCCGGTCGGGATTCCAAAATCGCCGTCGTGGCGTTGAGCGTGAATACTCGTGAAGAAGCGGACCTGTTGCCGGCGATGAAGGAGCGGGCCCAGGAGAAAAACTTTCCCTTCGCCTATCTCTTCGACGCATCACAAAAAATCGGTCGCGACTTCGGCGCGACCCGCACCCCCGAATTCTTCGTGCTCGACAAACAGCGAAAAATCATCTACATGGGAGCAATGGACGATTCCTCGGACCCCAAAAAGGTGACGAAGAACTACGTCGAACTGGCCGTCCAAGCAGCACTGGCCGGTAAGAAACCAGAGACGGAAGAAACCGTCGCCATCGGTTGCGGCGTACGCTACGAACGCAAGAGTCGCGCCCGCCGTCGTAAAAAGACAAAGTGA
- a CDS encoding CPCC family cysteine-rich protein: MYHTCFICGYQTLPERCDWEICSNCFWEDDVWPNGPTITSSANGSMSIAQAQANYIVYGAVLPEMVEHTRPPLPEMGKDPAWEPYPEAIQLAKRIQQQREMHGG; this comes from the coding sequence ATGTACCATACATGCTTTATCTGTGGATACCAAACATTGCCGGAACGCTGTGACTGGGAGATTTGCTCAAATTGCTTTTGGGAGGATGACGTATGGCCCAATGGACCGACAATAACAAGTAGCGCAAATGGTAGCATGTCGATTGCTCAGGCGCAGGCAAACTATATTGTTTACGGTGCCGTCTTACCGGAAATGGTAGAGCATACGCGACCGCCTCTCCCTGAGATGGGGAAAGACCCCGCTTGGGAACCTTACCCTGAAGCCATCCAACTGGCCAAACGAATCCAACAACAACGTGAGATGCACGGTGGATAG